One window from the genome of Capsicum annuum cultivar UCD-10X-F1 unplaced genomic scaffold, UCD10Xv1.1 ctg2517, whole genome shotgun sequence encodes:
- the LOC107849600 gene encoding transcription factor MYB1, which yields MGRKPCCSKEGLNKGAWTPIEDKILIDYIKVHGEGKWRNLPNRAGLKRCGKSCRLRWLNYLRPDIKRGNISPDEEDLIIRLHKLLGNRWSLIAGRLPGRTDNEIKNYWNTNIGRKLQEAKGSGQPNRVTSSYRQRNRSSHAKSANPSPITQLQQNNQEQTIQQDSNCLLQTDVGREGSSSSSSTCLVVCNKAIRCTKIFISPQNTDQSVNEITQIDNNDKAMTEENATTNIVTSSSSSLSEQQQQPVSESYSPTNLSVEMENYNFNFMFGLDVDDPFLSELLSVPDLRDQILENSTISSTVDAGDEVGDCNISVKKERQRSYFPPSSSQISIFSEGTQHNDLELWINGFSSC from the exons ATGGGTAGAAAGCCTTGTTGTTCTAAAGAGGGATTAAACAAAGGTGCGTGGACTCCGATCGAGGATAAAATTCTAATAGATTACATCAAAGTTCATGGTGAAGGGAAATGGAGAAATCTTCCCAATAGAGCTG GTCTTAAAAGATGTGGAAAGAGTTGTAGACTAAGGTGGTTGAATTATCTAAGGCCAGATATCAAGAGGGGAAATATAAGTCCAGATGAAGAGGATCTCATAATCAGACTTCACAAGCTTCTTGGAAACAG ATGGTCTCTTATTGCCGGAAGGCTACCAGGACGAACAGACAATGAAATCAAGAACTACTGGAACACCAACATTGGAAGAAAACTTCAAGAAGCAAAAGGTTCTGGTCAGCCAAATCGCGTAACGTCTTCATATCGTCAGCGCAATCGCTCTAGTCATGCCAAATCAGCCAACCCAAGCCCAATTACCCAACTACAGcaaaataatcaagaacaaaCAATTCAGCAAGATTCAAATTGTCTACTACAAACAGACGTTGGACGTGAAGGATCATCGTCCTCCTCCTCCACCTGTTTGGTCGTCTGCAATAAGGCAATTCGGTGCACTAAGATTTTTATCAGTCCACAAAATACTGATCAGTCAGTCAATGAGATTACTCAAATTGATAACAATGACAAGGCAATGACAGAGGAAAACGCGACAACTAATATTGTAACATCCTCATCATCGTCATTGTCCGAGCAACAACAACAACCGGTATCAGAATCATATTCGCCAACAAATTTGTCCGTAGAAATGGAGAAttataacttcaatttcatgtttGGTCTCGACGTTGACGATCCTTTTCTTTCTGAACTTCTTAGTGTACCTGATTTACGTGACCAAATTTTGGAAAATAGTACTATAAGTAGTACTGTTGATGCTGGTGATGAAGTTGGAGATTGTAATATCTCCGTCAAAAAGGAAAGGCAAAGGAGCTATTTTCCTCCAAGTTCTAGTCAAATTTCAATTTTCTCAGAAGGGACGCAACACAACGATTTGGAACTTTGGATCAATGGGTTCTCTTCTTGTTAA